The genomic interval AGCTAAGCCTAAAGTTCTATCTTCTTTAGTAGCGGCTGTGTTTAATGCTGTTTTTGCTGTTAAATTTATGATTGTTTTTGTTACACGGTATGCTAAATTTGCTTTGTATTCTGCCGTAATTACACTATCCATATCACTTAATAATTTAGTATCTTTATCATTTATAAATAAATAATCATAAGATTTATAGCTATCACCTAAAGTAGCCATAGCAAAGTTTAAGCTAGATAAACCTGCAACCCCGTCGTTTGTTACCATAAATGGGATTGTGAAATTCGTTTCTTTTAAATTTAAACCATACCCATTGTCAAATATTAGCCATATATATTTTCCATTATTTGATATATCCATACTTGATATGATTTTATTTTTAGATTTTTTATTTTTTTTAATATTAAAATTTGTATTAGCTAATATGTAATCTTGTGCTATATAAATATTATTTTCTTGAACACTCGTTTCTCTAAATTGAAATCGTGCTTTACTATAATCTTTATCTAAAACAAAAAATAATCCAGCAAAATAACTAACAAATGGATTCGTAAAATCTTTGTATGCTTTAGTTTGTAAAAAATCAAAATTTTCTTGTATGATTTTATTAGCCATATTGTTATTTTCATCAGTGCTATTTAGCTTTTCTCGTTTTTTTGATATAGCTTTTTCAAATTCATCTCTAGCAATTTCTTGTCTATTAATAGCACGATTAATTTCAACTCTAGCTGCACCATAATCTTTTAACGCTAGATAATCCATAGCTTTATAGGTATTCGTTAGTATTCTTTCAAAATACAAGCCCTCATAATCTGTTGCGTTTTGATTAGTAACAGCGTGTAATACTTCTTTACCAGCTTTTTTAGCTATATTTTCTTCGTCTACACTAAATCTATAATTATCTTCTACAATATTAAAGATATTTATACTTTTTTGAAATTCTCCACATAAAAATGCTTTATATCCTAAATAGCTCCCATGATAAACTGGGTCTTTTATAGATATTAAATTTTGTGGATTTTCTTTGTCATCGTATTTTAAATTTTTATTATTTAAATCACAATTTTGTGTAGCTATATCATTTACTTTTGCTTTATTTTCGGTATCAAAACCTGTAAAAACTGCTGTAGAACATGATGTTAAAAATAATATTGATATAATTAATATTAAATATTTATTTATTAATCTCACGGTTACCCCCCCCCCTATTAATATTTATTAATCTTATTAATTTTTAGTTAATAATAATTAAACCTATTAGTTTAATTCTAGTATTTTAATAGGAAGACCCATTTTATTCATTTCATCAAAGAATGGTTTTGCATCAAATTCTTCCATATTAAACACACCTTTTCCGCTCCATTTGCCACTTGCTATTAAATATGTTCCAATTGCAGCAGGAACGCCTGTTGTGTAGCTTACTGCTTGAGCGCCAGTTTCAGCGTAGCATTCTTCATGCACGCAAACATTATAAATATATACTTTTTTAGCCTTGCCATCTTTAATACCTTCAATAATACAACCTATGTTTGTCTTGCCTTTAGTCCTTGCACCAAGACTTGCAGGGTCAGGTAAAAGTGTCTTTAAAAACTCAATAGGAATTATCTTCATTCCTTGATGTTCAACTGGCTCAATTCCTAGCATACCTACATTTTTAAGACAATTCATATGTTGAATATAGCTTTGTCCAAAAGTCATAAAAAATCTAATTCTTTTTAAACCTTTTATATTTTTACATAAGCTCTCAAGTTCTTCATGATAAAGTAAATAGCTATCTTTAACCCCAACTTCAGGATAATCGTGTTCAACTTTAATCTCAAGTGGTTTAGTCTCAATCCACTCACCATTTTCCCAATATCTACCATTTGCACTAACTTCTCTTAAGTTTATTTCAGGGTTAAAATTAGTTGCGAAAGCATAGCCGTGATCTCCTGCATTACAATCCATAATATCAATTGTATGAATTTCATCAAATAAATATTGCTGCGCATACGCACACATAACATTGGTTGCACCTGGGTCAAATCCACTACCAAGCAGTGCAGGAACACCAGCTTTTAAAAAGTCATTATTTCTAGCCCATTGCTCTTTATATTCAAATTTAGCTAAATCAGGATGTTCGTAATTTGCTGTATCAATGTATGGAATTTTAGTTTGAGAACAAGCGTCCATTAAAGCTAAATCTTGATAAGGTAAAGCCACATTTAATAAAATCGTAGCGTTTATATCTTGTATAAGCTTAACAACTGCATTTGTATCATCAGCATTAATCGTAGCAGTTGCAATCTCAACCCCTAAACGCTCTTTAATAAAACTTGCTATCTCATCACATTTGCTCTTTGTCCTACTTGCAAGAGTAATTTTGTCAAAATATTTGTATTCAGCAGCTTTATAGGTTGCTACACGGCTAACTCCACCAGCTCCAATTATTAATAAATGTTTCATATTTTCTCCTTAAGATTTTTTTACTATATTATCCTAAAAATGATAAAAATAAATTTATTCTTATCAAAAATATAAATTTAATGATACAATCGTGCAAAATATGAAAAAAAGGACAAAAATGAAAGATAAATTATGGGGTGGTAGGTTTAATGAAGCTACTAATAAATTAGTAGAAAAATATACAGCGTCATTACCAGTAGAGCCTAGACTTGCTTTATTTGATATAGAAGGTAGCGTAGCACATTGTAAAATGTTAGCGTTTAAAGGAATAATAAGTAATGATGAAAAAGAACAAATTCTAAATGGTTTAGAACAAATCAAACAAGAATTTATTGAAAATAAATTTATTTTTGATATCAGTGATGAAGATATACATATGGCTATAGAAAAACGATTAAAAGAAATCATAGGCGTAGTGGCTGGAAAACTTCATACAGCAAGGAGTAGGAATGATCAAACCACACTTGATTCTCATTTACAAATGAGAGCATATATTAAGGATATTGTAAAAGAATTAAAAAATTTACAAAGTGTTATTATAAAACAAGCACAAGATAATATAAGTGTTATTATGCCAGGTTTTACACATTTACAAACAGCACAACCGATTTTATTTTCACACTGGATAATGGCATATTTTTGGATGATAAATAGAGATATTTTAAGATTTAAAGAACTTTATAATAGACTTGATGAATGTCCTTTAGGTGCTGCTGCACTTGCTGGAACTACTTTTGATATAGATAGATTTTTTGTAGCAAAGGAATTAAATTTTAGCAAGGTTAGCGAAAATAGTATTGATACTGTAAGTAATCGTGACCATATGATAGAGTTTTGTAGCGTTAGTGCGATTTGTTTTTCACATTTTTCAAGGTTATGCGAAGAACTTATTTTATTTATGTCAAATGATTATAAATTTATTGAGCTTAGTGATGATTTTTGCACTGGTTCAAGCATTATGCCACAGAAAAAAAACCCAGATGTATGTGAAAAAATGCGTGGTAAAAGCGGTAGAATGTATGGAAATTTAATGGCTATGCTAACTATTATGAAAGGTTTGCCACTTGCGTATAATACCGATATGAGCGAGGATAAAGCACAAGTTTATGATAGTATGGATACTCTTTTTGATAGCGTTGTGATACTTAGCAAAATGCTTGAAAAAATGAAAATAAATGCTGATATTATGAAAAAAGCAGCTACGAATGGTTTTTCAAATGCTACTGATTTAGCCGATTATTTAGCAAAAAAAGGCGTTGCGTTTAGAAATGCACATGAAATTACAGGAAAAATCGTAAATTATGCTATAAAAAATAATAAAAAATTAGAAGAAATTGACCTTAAAACCTTGCAAGAA from Campylobacter sp. MG1 carries:
- a CDS encoding saccharopine dehydrogenase family protein produces the protein MKHLLIIGAGGVSRVATYKAAEYKYFDKITLASRTKSKCDEIASFIKERLGVEIATATINADDTNAVVKLIQDINATILLNVALPYQDLALMDACSQTKIPYIDTANYEHPDLAKFEYKEQWARNNDFLKAGVPALLGSGFDPGATNVMCAYAQQYLFDEIHTIDIMDCNAGDHGYAFATNFNPEINLREVSANGRYWENGEWIETKPLEIKVEHDYPEVGVKDSYLLYHEELESLCKNIKGLKRIRFFMTFGQSYIQHMNCLKNVGMLGIEPVEHQGMKIIPIEFLKTLLPDPASLGARTKGKTNIGCIIEGIKDGKAKKVYIYNVCVHEECYAETGAQAVSYTTGVPAAIGTYLIASGKWSGKGVFNMEEFDAKPFFDEMNKMGLPIKILELN
- the argH gene encoding argininosuccinate lyase, whose protein sequence is MKDKLWGGRFNEATNKLVEKYTASLPVEPRLALFDIEGSVAHCKMLAFKGIISNDEKEQILNGLEQIKQEFIENKFIFDISDEDIHMAIEKRLKEIIGVVAGKLHTARSRNDQTTLDSHLQMRAYIKDIVKELKNLQSVIIKQAQDNISVIMPGFTHLQTAQPILFSHWIMAYFWMINRDILRFKELYNRLDECPLGAAALAGTTFDIDRFFVAKELNFSKVSENSIDTVSNRDHMIEFCSVSAICFSHFSRLCEELILFMSNDYKFIELSDDFCTGSSIMPQKKNPDVCEKMRGKSGRMYGNLMAMLTIMKGLPLAYNTDMSEDKAQVYDSMDTLFDSVVILSKMLEKMKINADIMKKAATNGFSNATDLADYLAKKGVAFRNAHEITGKIVNYAIKNNKKLEEIDLKTLQEFSTQISDDIYENISLITCVNKRMSYGGTATKMVEIQIQNALKELQKA